Genomic window (Ruminococcus flavefaciens AE3010):
TTTGTAACAGAAAGCACGTCGATTATCTCGCCTGCGGTTATATTAGAACTTGTAACTGTACCGTTATAGGACAGTGTAGCCTGATTAAAAAAAGTTGCCATATAATATCCTCCATATGGCGGAAGCTCCGCCGTACTAAGGGAGGGAGTCCCCTCCCTCAATGGTATTATATGACAACTATGCGTTTAGCGTTACTTGATAGGCGGGCGGATAATATTCGCCCCTACACTTAAATTCTGAGTTAAGAGTTGAGAGTGTAGAGTTGAGAGTTTATGTGTTCGCTGCGCTCACTATCTTGTAGAGGCGGCGTTTCGCCGCCCGCAAGAAATCGGGCGCCCAAAGGGCGCCCCTAATAGCTAACGGCTCAATAATAATTTTGCAAAGCAAAATTATTATTTTTCCTGAAGCTCTTTGATCTTGTCGCGGAGATATGCTGCATGCTCGAATTCAAGCAGCTTCGCCGCATTTTTCATCTCCACCGTGAGCTTGTCGATAAGGCGCTGCTTCTCCGCAGCGGACAGCTTCTTCTTTTTTGTCTTTTCCTCCACTTTGTTCTTGGAGGTTATCTCCAGAACGTCGCGGACGTCCTTGATGATAGTCTTCGGAACGATGCCGTGCTCCTCGTTGAACTTCATCTGCAATGAGCGGCGGCGCTCGGTCTCCGTTATAGCACGCTCCATAGAGCCCGTAACGCTGTCGGCGTACATTATTACCTGTCCGCCTGCATTTCTCGCCGCACGACCAATAGTCTGTATCAGTGATGTCTCGCTTCTCAGGAAGCCCTCCTTGTCGGCGTCAAGTATGGCGATAAGGCTTACCTCGGGGATATCAAGTCCCTCACGGAGCAGGTTTATTCCCACAAGAACATCAAACACGCCCTCGCGGAGATCCTTGATTATCTCCATACGCTCGATAGTGTCGATGTCGTGGTGAAGATAGCGCACCTTTACACCCAGCTTCTCATAGTAGGACGTTAAGTCCTCAGCCATTTTCTTGGTGAGTGTAGTGACCAGTACACGCTCCTTACGTGCAACACGCTCGTTTATCTCGGAAAGCAGGTCGTCCACCTGTCCGTGGGTGGGCTTTACGATTATCTCAGGGTCAACAAGTCCCGTAGGACGAATGACCTGCTCAACTATGGTATCGGTCTTTTCACGCTCTATCTGTCCGGGAGTTGCGCTGACGTATATCGCCTGATGTATATGAGCGTTGAACTCGTCAAAATTCAGCGGACGGTTGTCCATAGCGCTGGGCAGACGGAAGCCGAAGTCCACAAGGGTGGTCTTTCTGGCGCGGTCGCCTGCATACATGGCGCGGACTTGGGGCAGTGTGACATGGCTCTCGTCAACAATGAGGAGGAAGTCCTCGGGAAAATGATCCATGAGCGTCAGCGGAGTGCTCCCCGCGGGACGTCCTGCCAGTACACGGGAGTAGTTCTCCACGCCGCTGCAATAGCCCACCTCACGTAGCATTTCCATGTCGTAGTGGGTGCGCTGCTCGATACGCTGAGCTTCTATGAGCTTGTTATTCTGCCGGAAGTAGTCTATGCGCTCCGCAAGCTCGCGGTCTATCTCGGTAAGTGCCGATTCAAGCTTTTCGTCGCCCACAACATAGTGAGAAGCGGGGAAAATAGCCGCATGAGAGACTACTGCCTTGACCTCGCCTGTCACAACGTTCACCTCGGAGATACGGTCTATCTCGTCGCCGAAGTACTCAACGCGTACAGCAGTATCACTGGACATTGCAGGGAATATCTCCACAACATCGCCGCGGACGCGGAACCTGTTACGCTCAAAGGCTATGTCATTGCGCTCGTAGCGAATCTTCACAAGCTCGTTTATGAGCTGATCGCGGGGCTTTTCGGCGCCCTGACGAATGGAAACGCACATGGAACGGTACTCCTCGGGGCTTCCGAGGGAGTAGATGCAGGACACACTTGCAACTATAATAACATCGCGGCGCTCCGCAAGAGCCGTGGTGGCGGAGTGGCGGAGCTTATCTATCTCGTCGTTTATGGAGGAGTCCTTTTCGATGTAGCTGTCGGTGCTTGGCACATAGGCTTCGGGCTGATAGTAGTCGTAATAGGACACGAAGTACTCCACGGCATTATCGGGGAAGAATTCGCGGAACTCCGAGCAGAGCTGAGCTGCAAGTATCTTGTTGTGAGCAAGTACGAGGGTAGGCTTGTTCACACGGGCGATGACGTTCGCCATGGTGAAGGTCTTGCCCGAGCCAGTAACGCCGAGAAGTATCTGCTCCTTTTTGCCCGAGTTTATGCCGTTTACGAGCTTGTCGATAGCCTGCGGCTGATCGCCTGCGGGAGCGTAGTTTGAACATAGCTTGAAGTGATCCATATAATTACCTTTCTGAAAAAAGTGGTTGAACGTATGAAAGGGATTCCAAAGGGACTGTGTTCCTTTGGCGGAGTCCAGAGGCAGCGCCTCTGGTCGCTGTTCACAGCTTTTAAAGAACAGCGAAATATTCCGAAGGCGCTCCGCAAGGGTGAATTTCAAAAACAGTCCGGTGGACTGTTTTTGAAAGAGGGACGCCCTGCAAGTGAGGGCGTCCCTTAATGGCTTTATTTTAAGCCGAAGTAATCAAGAAAGTCAGGAAAAATATTTTCCAGCTTGCCGCTTAGCCTGAAATAGACATATACCGCACAGCCGAGTATCAGACTTATCAAAATCCCATAGACAACTCTTATTTCATAGATTCTTGAAAAAAATCCTTCTTCTTTATAATAAAAGAATCTTTTTTTCTTTATCTGTGATTTATTACGGTCATTTATTATACGCTTTGCCAGAAGAAGAGCAGAAACAATTCCTATCAAAATTACTATAACAACATCGTACATATTGTTTCCTTTCAAGGCTAAGGACTATCGGGCGGATAATATCCGCCCCTGCTGTGGGCTGTCGAGGACGCCAGCCCCTACAGGTTTATATCTTGGTGATGTCAACTAATTCAACGTCGTTGATAGTTCTGCCCGATTCGAGCACCTTGACCAACGATTTTGCCGTATCTATGGCAGTCAGACTGCATATAGAACGCTCAATGGACTTTCTTCTCATCTTAACGCTGTCACGCTCGGGAAGTCTGCCCTTTGCGGATGTGGATATTACATAGTGGATCTTGCCGCTGTCAAGAAGAGTCTCCACGTTTGGCTCGCCGTCGGATATCTTGCGGACAAGATTTGCCGCTATCATGTTCCTGTGGAGAACGCTCTGTGTACCCGATGTGGCGTAGAGCTCAAAGCCCATCTGCTCGAACTTATCCGCAATGGGAAGTATCTCCCTCTTGTCGCTGTCACGTACCGAGATAAGAACTCCGCCCTCGCGCTTGAGGTCAAAGCCTGCGGCGATAAGTCCCTTGAGGAGCGCGTCCTCAAGATTTCTGCCGATACCGAGACACTCACCTGTGGACTTCATCTCAGGACCGAGCATTGTGTCAACGTCAGTGAGCTTCTCGAACGAGAATACGGGAACCTTTACTGCAACATAGTCACCTGCGGGATAAAGTCCGCTCTCGTAGCCCATATCTTTCAGCTTTGCGCCGAACATTATCTTTGTTGCGATATCGACCATTGGGATACCCGTAACCTTGCTGATATAAGGAACAGTTCTCGATGAACGTGGGTTTACCTCGATAACGAATACCTCATGGTTGTACACAACGTACTGTATATTCACAAGACCGATAACGTTGAGCTCCTTGGAGAGAAGCCTTGTGTACTCAACGATTATACGCTTGATACGCTCGGAAAGATGCTGTGCAGGGTAGATAGA
Coding sequences:
- the uvrB gene encoding excinuclease ABC subunit UvrB, which encodes MDHFKLCSNYAPAGDQPQAIDKLVNGINSGKKEQILLGVTGSGKTFTMANVIARVNKPTLVLAHNKILAAQLCSEFREFFPDNAVEYFVSYYDYYQPEAYVPSTDSYIEKDSSINDEIDKLRHSATTALAERRDVIIVASVSCIYSLGSPEEYRSMCVSIRQGAEKPRDQLINELVKIRYERNDIAFERNRFRVRGDVVEIFPAMSSDTAVRVEYFGDEIDRISEVNVVTGEVKAVVSHAAIFPASHYVVGDEKLESALTEIDRELAERIDYFRQNNKLIEAQRIEQRTHYDMEMLREVGYCSGVENYSRVLAGRPAGSTPLTLMDHFPEDFLLIVDESHVTLPQVRAMYAGDRARKTTLVDFGFRLPSAMDNRPLNFDEFNAHIHQAIYVSATPGQIEREKTDTIVEQVIRPTGLVDPEIIVKPTHGQVDDLLSEINERVARKERVLVTTLTKKMAEDLTSYYEKLGVKVRYLHHDIDTIERMEIIKDLREGVFDVLVGINLLREGLDIPEVSLIAILDADKEGFLRSETSLIQTIGRAARNAGGQVIMYADSVTGSMERAITETERRRSLQMKFNEEHGIVPKTIIKDVRDVLEITSKNKVEEKTKKKKLSAAEKQRLIDKLTVEMKNAAKLLEFEHAAYLRDKIKELQEK